In the Sarcophilus harrisii chromosome 1, mSarHar1.11, whole genome shotgun sequence genome, one interval contains:
- the PENK gene encoding proenkephalin-A codes for MALFLKLCSLLLALSPGLFLTIRAECSKDCTSCTFRLGQHADINPLACTLECEGKLPSAKAWDTCKELLQLTKMDLSQESTNNQGESKQDESHLLSKKYGGFMKRYGGFMKKMDELYRVEPEDEMNGGEILAKRYGGFMKKDSDDDALANSSDLLLKELLGTGDISEAGHYREGNENEEEMSKRYGGFMRSYKRSPELEDEAKELQKRYGGFMRRVGRPEWWLDYQKRYGGFLKRFADSLPSDEEGESYSKEIPEMEKRYGGFMRF; via the exons ATGGCGCTGTTCCTGAAGCTCTGCAGTTTGCTTCTGGCTCTCAGCCCTGGCCTCTTCCTGACCATCAGGGCAGAATGCAGCAAGGATTGCACCTCTTGCACCTTCCGTCTGGGACAACATGCGGACATCAATCCATTG GCTTGCACATTAGAATGTGAAGGGAAATTGCCATCTGCCAAAGCCTGGGACACCTGTAAGGAGCTTCTGCAACTGACCAAGATGGATCTTTCTCAGGAAAGTACCAACAACCAAGGAGAAAGCAAACAAGATGAGAGTCATCTTCTATCCAAAAAGTATGGGGGCTTCATGAAAAGATATGGAGGATTCATGAAGAAAATGGATGAGCTTTATCGAGTGGAGCCAGAAGATGAGATGAATGGAGGAGAGATCCTTGCCAAGCGATATGGAGGCTTCATGAAGAAAGATTCTGATGATGATGCATTGGCCAATTCATCAGACCTGTTGCTAAAAGAGCTGCTGGGAACAGGGGACATCTCTGAAGCAGGGCACTACCGAGAAGGTAAtgagaatgaagaggaaatgagcaAGAGGTATGGGGGCTTCATGAGAAGCTACAAGAGAAGTCCAGAACTAGAAGATGAAGCAAAAGAGCTACAGAAAAGATACGGGGGCTTTATGAGAAGAGTTGGAAGGCCTGAATGGTGGCTGGATTACCAGAAAAGATATGGTGGATTTCTTAAGCGCTTTGCTGATTCCCTTCCTtcagatgaagagggagaaagttATTCCAAAGAAATTCCAGAAATGGAGAAGAGATATGGAGGATTTATGAGATTTTAA